The Cynocephalus volans isolate mCynVol1 chromosome 5, mCynVol1.pri, whole genome shotgun sequence genomic sequence ttgctttcttctttttagcAGCGAGGATGAATGTGTGAAGCATATGTCTGGAAAGAATCATTTCCATCAGAATTTTAAACTGGGCGGTATGTTAATACTCTTTTATGTTGAAAATTATTAAACAATTTTAATCTTTGCTGATTTACTATACCTCTCAGGTTCTTGAGGCTACTTATCCTCATGTTAGCTTTAGaaccatgaaaatgaaaaattttttaaatctcaaatcttattttttaaaaaagattgtcAATATTTACTTGTACCTATGAGTAAGGTTTACTTACTTTGAGGAGTGAAGAGAAACTtgggaagaaaacatttattcagGATAGTGCTTTTGTTATATCCATGATATCTGGGAAGCTGGGGATTCCTCTGCATTTAATACCCATTTAATGAGAGTGTAAAGTGTCCTTTGTAGTTAAGGCTAGAAAATGGTTTCCCTTAGATTTTTATCACATAAATAACTATGTTCTTTTACTTCAACTGATGTTGAGAAAGTCAAAGGGAAAAAAGGTTGGGTCACTATATACTCAAATGACTTTGCAAATTATAGTTTATTTTGCCTTTCAGATGACAAGGGAAAAGCGCATCCAATATCATTTCCATCTTTTGCAAAGAAACTTTTGATCTCTCTCTGCAGAGATGTTCCATTTCAAGTTAAGTGTGTGGCCTGCCACCAGACACTGCGTTCCCACATGGAGCTCACTGCCCATTTCAGGTTTGTACAGGTCTACTCTTGAAAGGAAACCCTGATGACCTTTTCATCAGTGGGAagattcaacaaatacttttctgtatcatgtttctctcctttttaaataaaaatatacatttgccTGGAAATTAACCAAATTTAGCACAGTGAGAGAAAATAGAGGTATGGAAAAGGAATATATTGATATTGCTATGAATGTAGAACAAGCTAACAGTTCTAagttctgtctttgtttttttatgtatGTTCTGAGTatgagtagaagaaagaattaaaatagaacCTTGGCTTTAAGTCAACAAGAATGGAAAATATCATATACATGTGAAAGATTAAATCTCAGTGACGGGCCATATATATCAAGCAATAAAGAAGGATTCCAgtatgatatttttctttgtctttacagttgaaaattttaagtaatatatGAAAGTAGGGAAACTAGTAGAATGAACCCCAGGGTACTTTTCACCCAGCTTCAGTAGTTATCAACATATGACAGACATGTTTCATTTATACATCTACCATCTACAAGTTATCATTTTGGAGCAAATCCTAGTCAGTATATCATTTTATCTGTAAATCCTTTAGTATGTATCTATAAATAAGGACtctaaaaaaaatgtatgtaataaAATTTCAAGTTCATTAAGTATACAAATCTTAACTTTTACAATTTGGACAAATAGATACATCTATTTAAATCACACTCTCATCCTAATATATATTGCTGCATTGTGTACCATCCCAGTCATTTCCCACCCCCTCACCTACAGGCAGTCTCTATTCTGATATATTTTACACCTTACATTAGTTTTATCTCCTCTagaacttcatgtaaatggaatcatgtagtatgtactcttttgtctttgttttaatatccgttgagatttatccatattgtttagtatgttgttctttttttattggtaagtagtattctattttatgaatacaGCACAATTTGTTTGTGTTCATGTTGATGGACCATTTAGGTTGTTTATGATttatagctattgtgaataaaactgttatgaacattttgtataagtttttttgtagacatatgtttcatttctcttggatgaaCATCTAGgtgtgggattgctgagtcataagtAGGTGTATCTTTAACTCTATAAGAATTATTAAACatctttccaaagtggttgtaccagtttacatttctaccagcaaggTATGAGTTCTTAATTAGTcttcatccttgccaacatttgataTTGCCAGTCAttttcattttagctattcttttttttttttttttgtcgttttttcgtgaccagccgcaccgcgctcagccagtgagcacaccggccatcgttatgtaggattcgaacccgcagcgggagcactgctgcgctcccagtgccgcactctcccgagtgtgccacggggtcggccctctcattgtggttttaatatgcattttcttgATGAACTATGTATGATGTTGGGCACTTTTTCATGTCCTTATGGGCCGTCTGTTTAtctttgtgaaatgtctgttcagggcttttgcctattttaaaaagttgattgtTTGCCTTTTTAATAGTGAGTTGGGttgctttatatattctaaatacgaATCTGGCAAAAGATTTGTTTTCCCTCTAAGCTCTATTTTACctgcatccacagattttgataaggtgtgttttcattttacattcatttaaaaatattttatctttttcttcctctagtggttaaacatggagttaccatatTGACCCAATGatttctacttctaggtatatagccaagaaaaatgagaacatatgtccacacaaagatttggatgtttgtttatagcagcattatatATAATAGCCTAAAAGtaggaacaacctaaatgtctatgaactgttaaatggataaacaaaatgtggtatctccatacaatagaatattataaaaaggaatgaaatactgatacatgctgtaaCCCTggtgaactttgaaaacattctaagtgaactaagccagtcataaaagtcCACTTAaataattccattcatatgaaattctagaacagcaaaatctatagagacagaaagtagttgGCTTAGGGCTCAGTGGTTGCTTGGGGTTGGGGAGCATGGGGAGAAAAGGAAGTGATAGCTAAAGGGTATAGGATTTCTTTTTGACATAATGCAATGTTCTAAAGTTGcctgtagtgatggttgcacatatctgtgagtATATGAAAAATGATTGCAATTATACATTCTAAATGGGTGACATATGGTATGTGAAtatgtcaataaagctgtttaaaaatgtttttaaaaaattttatcttttctcttgatttctttcttgacCTCTAGGTTCATTAGAAATATGTTGTTTTACTTTTAAGGATTTTACATTTAGGGATTTAATTCTAAACATTTAGGGATTTTTAATATTAGTTCTCCTTTTCAATTCTAGTATAATTAGAGAccatattttgtataatttttctcttttaaaatatattaaatatatagaatGGCAACAGGTCTGTTCTCTTTGGAGTTTAGTAGTGAAGGGAAGATAGTTGAAGCATAATTGTtccatttttcctttccctagagaagttgatttattttgagttaatttttggaatagtgtgtATTCTTATTGAGCCTAGTTCTTGAGTGCAAAAGCACCTATGGGCATGGCATATTTTTGACATAAAATCAATCAGTTCTTAAAGAACAGGTACTAGGCTGTCTAGAATCTTACCATGGTGTTTCTCCATACAGTTTGATTACCATAGAGAGTAACAATTTGCTTGTCTGATAAGGTTCTCTATCAGTGCGTTTCATACTGATTTCAGTTTTCCAAAATTTgcctgaagtttaaaaaaatattttgattctaGTTTTATCCTTTTGTATATGGGTtagaaatagataaaatgtagGTAATACTCAAGTGTTTTGAgatgatagaatattatgttaTCTGCATCTTTATTAAAAAGTATCTTTTCGTGTTTATTTATACATTGATTATTTTATAATTCCTGCAATAAAAACAGAGATATGGTATATTTAGAAGGTTCTTATGagagagtttattttttttatccaatTTAGAGTTCGTTGTCGAAATGCTGGTCCTGTAGCTGTAGCTGAGAAGAGCATTACCCAGGTTGCAGAGAAATTCATGTTAAGAGGTTATTGTCCAAATTGCAACCAAGTCTTTGTGGATGAAACCAGTGCCCAAAATCACAAGCAGAATTCAGGACACAAAATCCGAGTCATTAACTCAATGGAAGAATCAATCTTACTTTATTGCCATGGCAATGAAGGGAACAGACCTCCTTCTGACTTGCATTTATTGTTAGATCAATCAAAATTTTCATCTCTTAAAAGAACTATGTCTATTAAAGAATCTAGCTCACAGGATTACAGCATCGTtccaaaaaagaagaagaatttaCAAGACAAAAGCCACGAAGGTGTGGTTTGCATCCAGAAAGAAAAGTCAGTAGTTAAAACCTGGTTTTGTGAATGCAATCAACGATTCCCAAGTGAAGATGCAGTAGAAAAGCATGTTTTCTCAGCAAACACAATGTGTTATAAGTGTGTGGTCTGTGGAAAGGTGTGTGAAGATTCAGGAGTTATCCGTTTACATATGAGCCGGATTCATGGAGGGGCACatttaaataactttcttttctgGTGTCGGACATGCAAAAAGGAGTTAACAAGGAAAGATACTATCATGGCACATGTGACTGAATTTCATAATGGACATAGATATTTTTATGAGATGGATGAGGTAGAAGGTGAAACTTTACCATCATCTTCTACGACAGTGGTAAATAATTTGACTGCTAGCGAACCTTCCTCAACTATTACTATTATCGATCATTCCCCAGCAAACAGTCCTCTAAGGGGCAAATGGCAATGCCGAATTTGTGAAGATATGTTTGATTCCCAGGAATGTGTAAAACAGCACTGCATGTCCTTGGCAAGTCACAAGTTTCATAGATATAGCTGTGCCCATTGCAGAAAGACTTTTCATAAAATAGAAACATTATACCGACATTGCCAAGATGAGCATGACAATGATATAAAGATTAAATACTTTTGTGGGCTTTGTGTTCTGATCTTTAATGTGGAAGAAGCATTTTTGAGTCATTATGAGGAGCACCACAGCATTGATTATGTGTTTGTGTCAGAAAAAATTGAAAGTTCAATTAAAACTGAGGATGATTTTCCAGTAATAGAGACCAGTAGCCTGTTAACGTGTGGTTGCCGTGAAAGTTACATCTGTAAAGTCAACAGAAAGGAAGATTATAGTAGATGTCTCCAAATCATGCTGGATAAAGGTAAACTGTGGTTCCGCTGCAGTTTGTGTTCAGCAACAGCACAGAATTTAGCTGACATGAACACTCATATCCATCAAGtgcacagagaagaaaagagtgagcagcagcagcatgtAATCAAATGTGGCACCTGCACCAAAACATTTCATGATCCTGAGAGTGCTCAGCAGCACTTCCATAGAAAACATTGCTTCTTACAGAAACCCAGCATGGCTCATTTTGGATCTGAAACAGCATGTCTGTACAAGTTTACTGCCAGTGTCTCACGCacagagagaaaactgaaacagGCAGTAAGTTATCCAAAAAATtcagagatggagaaaggagcCGAGAATGACCTAAGCTGTCAGAATACAGGTATGGCTTTACAACTCTGCAGATTTTTCACATGCTAATATAGAAACTTACATACAATGTATCCACCATTTTATAGAAGCTAATAGTGATTCAGTTTTGAAGCAAGAAACAGGAAACATGATAGTATGATACATTAAGCTAATTACTGCAGCATATACTTAAAGGGATTTATTAGCTTAATGTAATGTAAGTCTGTATCTTTTTACAGAAATATTAACTCAGGGTGAGTTATACAATGTTATGTGGAGAcagaatatgcaaatattttggctaacaaaatatttttatgaattattaaatttttacaaGCCTGCTCTATAGCATATGTAGATCTCACTATCACCTTTAGTCATGGCATGTTTTCAGTGAGAAAGCATTATATCATGTAATACCCATTCAACTCTATTCCAAATAGTGGTCACACCATTTTATGTTCtcttatgcttttcttttgctcttctgATTACTTTTTGAGAATTTGTGGTTGTCTGTGTTTGGTAGAAGATGATTGTAGTATCTAAATCTAGAATTACTGAGAACTTGGAGAAGAGATATAAGGTGGCTTGGAAGTGGGAGGGGATGCCAGTATTATATTTGAGGGAACTTCTGTTAGGCAGAGTAGAaactattcattttaaaaatgatttaatattttaaagtttgcaTTGCTATGATTGGAAACTTTAAGGCCTTGTCAAGGTGGAAAAGTATGAAACAAGGGAAAGGGGATGGAGAATGAGAGTCGGAGAATGGGGGAAGATGAAAGAAGAACCTGAGAGAATCAAGAAAGATGTGTTTATGGTGCGAGGTACTAATGTGCCACTGGCATCTATTTCTGGCACCACTTTATGGCAGCATGGTTGTAGGTTATATTATTTCTGCTCTCTAGGATTTTTATTCATAGAGCCAGAAGACAACTAATAAATCAGTCTAGACTAGGAAAAGAACCAAATTCTGGTGGGAAGACCATTCTTAACAGGTAaccatgaaattttattttgatagatGGAACAAGTTTTTGGTTATTTATCCTTAAAATTTAGTCTTCCAATACTTTCagtgcattaatttttttaaaaaattccttttataatGGCAGATGTTtgtgaaaagaatatataattgATGAAATTTTCAGgactctgtattttttttatctgaTTTGAGTGTGAAGTGTGTCTTGTTCAAATTTGGGTTTCACAAAAAGGTTTAGATAGATATTTATTACATGCaagataaatttttttccctattatgtCTCTAATATCTTTTAGacttgagaaaatagaatattttaagcaGATTCTTGCAGAATTCATGTTAATGTTTCTCTCTTCTCAGAGGAAGAAGTTGTTGAGCTTCCAGATTTGGATTACTTGCGAACCATGACTCATATAGTCTTTGTAGATTTTGATAATTGGTCAAACTTTTTTGGTCATCTACCGGGGCATCTTAACCAAGGAACATTTATTTGGGGCTTTCAAGGTATGGTGAATAAGGAAAACATTtgagaaaacctttttttttgcCCCTTAGAATATGGTTCACTTTAAAAGGCTCCTCTTGAACCTTCCTGAATAGAACATAGGAACATAATTGGGAATATTGTTACTTTGCCTTATAGTTACTCTGCTGGAATATTTTTCACTTTACGTGTCTCTTGGTAAATGTTAGCTGTATTTAGTGGCCTAAAGTTTATGAATCTTTTGATACACATTGAAAAAGTCCTCATTCATCACATACAATGAGCCAGGCATTATTGCTTGATACTAACATCATGGCTACTGATTATTATGGTtttctaccttttaaaatataaggaaGCAGGCTGAGAAGTGTCCCCCCCACCAAGTTATAAAACTCATAAATAGCAGAGTTAACTTTTGAACTTTGGGCATTAGCTACAGGACTGGTATTATTTTTAACACGCTGTAACTGCTTCTTCAATTCATCCTTGCTATTCGTAAGCGTGCAACTTCATCTAAGTCTCTTTACAAACCATTGACCAAACCTGGGGGAGAGGCTTCTTTGGTTTACAGAGGTTTAATATAGTGAGCAATCTACTATAGTTCATGTTTGATAGGCAAGAGCATGTAAAGAGGAGGATtgggattaaaaataaacatactgaCTTGGATAAATTAGCTAGTATAGTGTTTTAGTAAGTCTAGTTTTGCTAATTACCCATCATGAACAGCcttgaaatatttgtaaaaccaCTGATGCTTACAGTCATACAGAATGATGCCATTCAAAGGATTTTCTCACACActactttttattctgtttaataTCCCTTTGAGTTTTCAGATGAGTAGGTATATTCAGGGAAGTTGGGCTGCTTTCCCAAGTTGTTAAAGCACATGGTGATCCCTGTGCTAGGCCTGACTTCTCCCACATTCTAATCTAGTAATTTCCctccagaaaattttttttctagtatatgTTTTTCCTTGATacagttttcagttttttcctcttctgtttgaCTATCATTTAtgtcttttctaaaattaataggAGGAAACACCAATTGGAAGCCTCCACTGAACTGTAAGATCTATAATTACCTGAATAGGATTGGATGTTTCTTTCTTCATCCTCGCTGTAGTAAAAGAAAAGATGCTGCTGATTTTGCCATCTGTATGCATGTGAGTCATTGTTTCATTCAAAAGCTAATGTGAATGTAAGAcccactttgatttttttcctacttgaATTGTAATGATAGTGTATAGATGATTcttcaatattatatttttgtataaaacCTTCTGCATCAGGTTCTACTTAGGACCACTGTGAGGGTAGGGGCCCCTAGCATATTTACTACTTTATTCCCATCTCCTAGCAGACCCTCAGCCACACATAGTAGACCTTCAATTACTTATGGAATAAATGATCAAGAGATGATATTGTACTTGTGTGCTAAAACACTTTCACATTTTAGCATCTCTGAAATTGAGAGACACTTTAACAATCACTGTTGGCCTATATAGAATTTGCATTTGCTTCTGCCTCTGCCAGTCACCCAGAGAAACTACCAACCTGAGACCTACTTTAAATTAAATTCTCTGCTTGAGGGCTTATGTGTCACACTGGTAATGTGAATTTACTCTGCAAACTTGTTGACTGCTGGTTATGGTTTAAACCAcagagatttctttttccttctatccAGTGCCAAGATTGAAATATGCAAATTATCTTGCTTACCTTTTCTCTTTGtcagatttatttcttatttacctTCACACTGAGCATGTAGCTCTTTGGTGTTCCAGCTTTATGTGGAGGCCTCCTATTGCACCtcctttttggcttttgttttttccttaatggcacataaaatatcttataattgatggtattttatatttgattaaatgtgatatatttcATTTATGAAGGACATCTTTATATCCACTTTGGTGGGAAGAAGGGAACAAACTTAATATACTGTCCTTTATATGTGTTCATTGTGAAACAGATATAACTTGTGTTGAAACTCATGCTGATTTTTATCAACCTATGACATTTGTTCCAACTTAGGCTGGCCGTCTAGATGAACAGCTACCCAAGCAGATTCCTTTCACCATCCTCTCAGGAGATCAAGGTTTTCTGGAGCTGGAGAATCAATTTAAGAAGACTCAGAGGCCAGCTCATATACTAAACCCTCACCACTTAGAGGGAGATATGATGTGTGCCTTGTTAAATAGCATATCTGATACCACCAAAGGTACGCAGTTGCAAACTCAGTGCAAACCGCCCAAGAGGAGGAGACTtcactgctgagagaaaccaATAAACTACTGTCCACTAGTGAACTATTGCCTGCTCACTAAACCATCATGCTCTTAtacttctattttatcttttccttatcTCACTTTCATTCTTTAGTATTTTAGAAGGAGGATgaattcagaataattttctgGAGACTTTTTTTGACCTATTAGATAAAATCTGTAtttgtgaatataaaataaatactccaGGGTTGAAATATGTTACTTACTACAATTTTAAAAGCTCAGAATTCAGATTTTTACTCTTTCTGAAATTCCGAATGTATGTTCTGTTTTTCAGAAAGCTTATAGGTGAAAACCAGaaagcaataaataataatatggcAATTCTAAGGGGAATAAAAAGTAGACAGTGACAAAGTGAAACCCCGATAGGCCTTTAGGTCCTTGGAAGGTAGGTATGAGTACCTCCTGTCTTATTGCTGGGACATGTGCTTTTTTCTCTACCTTTGTGAGATTGTTCCGTGGAAGGAGTGCTGATGTCCAATTTCACTTCCCAGTATTTAAGAAAGGATGTAATTCTAGGGATTCagaactttgttttttgttttttataatttctgaaataaatatgggtagaagaagagaataaaagaatagttaatttttatatattctaataaTTCAAATCCATGAATAAGATTTGGAGATGTTGATGAATGATCTCAATGAAACATAGTGGctactttttaacatttttaattgtgtacCTTTAAATTTTCCAACTCTGCTTacctcctatttttttcttttactatatttGGAACCATATTTTGATTGAAAACCTATTCTGAAGAATTTTGCTCTAATCACTAATTAGAGTGAATCTATTCAATTCTGCAAAGTTAGGAATCAGTATCCTACTAGCCCTACTGTGCTCTTTAAAGCAGAGCAATGATACAAGATTATAAAGGAAAATTAACTCTTTTGCATATTTATGTCATGCCTTGTACTGAATATTATCTTCCTattctgtaatttttgttttcatccaCTTGCTTTTTCTATCTTtggcttcctttttaaaaaacaaaaacaaaaacaaaactttttcatctAGTCTTTTACCATCCCTTCCCTAATCCTCAACAGTATCTACTTAAAATCCTCTAAACTTAAATTTTTACCTTTGCCACACAATGTCaacctccttttccttcttttatgcTGGTGCTTTTGGGAACATTTCTGTTATAATTTAGAATGTGAAACCTGTTGTAGGTTTGCCTTTATTTCAGTTCTTTGTGGAATGATAGCTGCTTATGAGTAGGTCTGTCTGCATGGGTATATTAGGGTTGGAGGTAAGATATAGGTTATTGATTTCTGCTAATCATCCCCTTCTGAATGCCTCTTATGctttaggtatttttaaaatcactcatTTATATTCAGTACTCCCTTGAACTTGCTTCTCTTTGGAGGCACATGTATACTTTATTCTGAATTTTTGTGAAATGCAGAGATCATGCAGTGCAGATAAAGAAGGGCATGGGCTTTGATTCTAATGCTAACTTTGctgcttcctagctgtgtgatttcAGGCAGGTTACTTAACTTTTTCTGAGTCTCATTTTTTCATATCTATAAGATATGTTCTAAGAATCAATGATGTGTGTAAAGTGTCTATCACAGCATATAAAGCACTATAGATGgtcaataaatagtagctgtttttattactactaccataaaaagaaaatatgactccTAGCCACTACgtttgaaagtaatgaaaaaaaattaagtggccAAAGAAGTATTGAGTCTTTAAATCAAGAGATTTTATCTCTATCTAGGTTTAAGGATCTAATGAATTATATAATGCTTATGTAACTCTGAAATTCAAAAAAAGTTATACTGATCAGAGTATATTCAGATTTAGTTATCTGATTTGAGGCAAAATTTTTTCTTCATGGAAGACTTACAGGCATCAAATTGCCTGGTAGTGAACTTTATGATAAGAAGTCAAAGAAAAATCACTTTCTTGGATAACTCTTTATTCTGTCACCTTTCCTAACAAATGGCTTTGTGAATGAGTAGAGTGATAGTTTCTGTTAAGGAATAGTATTTAATATGTGTTGGGACTTAGAAAATCTCTCAGTGTCTACTAATAATGTAATTCTTGCTAGCCTTTAGGTAATTTTGGTTACCACAAGCCACGATAACTCCTTGCATATAGCTTAGCATGGTGTTCCTGTCTTCAGATTTGACATTTTCTTAAGGCAGTGTGATTTCGGGGGTGAGGGATCAATGGACCTTTTTGAGAATTTCATGAAAGCTTTTTATACCCTctttcccccaaataaaaatgtatgtacagTATTACATACAATTTCAGGGGATTTTTGGTCTCAGTGCTCCTAGttaccaaccaacaaacaaaactcatCTTTAGGATATAACAGAAGTTTATACTGTAAGTAACATACAGTGAAAAGTTCTGtcatatttatcattgttatatAGGAAGTCTGgtgatttacaaattttaaaaatttccaccaGAGCATAGAGAGGTGATATAAGTTTGAAGCCCTTTTTCTTTCTAACTTTTCAGAAATTGACCATTACCA encodes the following:
- the ZNF451 gene encoding E3 SUMO-protein ligase ZNF451 isoform X1, giving the protein MGDPGSEIIESVPPAGPEASESTTDENEDDIQFISEGPLRPVLEYIDLVSSDDEEPSTSNSDENVKRKDYIDHQKDKVALTLARLARHVEVEKQQKEEKNRAFREKVDFQHAHGLQELEFIRGHSDTEAARLCVDQWLKMPGLKTGIINSGTKSSFRRGSQVRVSAKPISCPIMHCNKEFDNGHLLLGHLKRFDHSPCDPTITLRGPFVNSFACVVCYKKFVTQQQYRDHLFAKEAADDGHSNNLLPQIIQCFACPNCFLLFSSEDECVKHMSGKNHFHQNFKLGDDKGKAHPISFPSFAKKLLISLCRDVPFQVKCVACHQTLRSHMELTAHFRVRCRNAGPVAVAEKSITQVAEKFMLRGYCPNCNQVFVDETSAQNHKQNSGHKIRVINSMEESILLYCHGNEGNRPPSDLHLLLDQSKFSSLKRTMSIKESSSQDYSIVPKKKKNLQDKSHEGVVCIQKEKSVVKTWFCECNQRFPSEDAVEKHVFSANTMCYKCVVCGKVCEDSGVIRLHMSRIHGGAHLNNFLFWCRTCKKELTRKDTIMAHVTEFHNGHRYFYEMDEVEGETLPSSSTTVVNNLTASEPSSTITIIDHSPANSPLRGKWQCRICEDMFDSQECVKQHCMSLASHKFHRYSCAHCRKTFHKIETLYRHCQDEHDNDIKIKYFCGLCVLIFNVEEAFLSHYEEHHSIDYVFVSEKIESSIKTEDDFPVIETSSLLTCGCRESYICKVNRKEDYSRCLQIMLDKGKLWFRCSLCSATAQNLADMNTHIHQVHREEKSEQQQHVIKCGTCTKTFHDPESAQQHFHRKHCFLQKPSMAHFGSETACLYKFTASVSRTERKLKQAVSYPKNSEMEKGAENDLSCQNTEEEVVELPDLDYLRTMTHIVFVDFDNWSNFFGHLPGHLNQGTFIWGFQGGNTNWKPPLNCKIYNYLNRIGCFFLHPRCSKRKDAADFAICMHAGRLDEQLPKQIPFTILSGDQGFLELENQFKKTQRPAHILNPHHLEGDMMCALLNSISDTTKECDSDDNVGGKSTSAGEEFKSTEDVELEEAIRRSLEEM